Proteins encoded within one genomic window of Ovis aries strain OAR_USU_Benz2616 breed Rambouillet chromosome 1, ARS-UI_Ramb_v3.0, whole genome shotgun sequence:
- the CSNKA2IP gene encoding casein kinase II subunit alpha'-interacting protein yields MVPLAYYDQHFVPLKHSYQLAATSSLRRQYTDEKLNQPNNQSVVRVQSCSNNLVVPPPSSSQKIQRCSELPSVKSQDTISGDCHNRVQKSPLSHSKHQATPSLHLQRRTPLWPNKKALSSPLSHPKPQNTSSFDLVKTLSPEPSQTDWSSQLSFPKPQNTSSLDLFWTSPSLKSIRRVSSSSLYAVKHQETPSPDYLWTSSSLEPNQRAFSSALPQSKPQKASSLDSLWSSLLEHNQRCLSSPSLSSTSQINDLFQTSPEAHHLETSQMTLSSSLPDARLQTSPVLRSNSSVLRLPLSNSKPRKSPLPYSVHQSKSLPLFQPKILDHDFRTPSSAMCHSRLKNTTSPSDKHKATDLSSPHPKPNVSGQSILSSRHSMRNIAALTLGSRLQRKSSVGHYEETRPSKEIPWTLDYTQPCIVKGGTVPDEVVNKIVNSLSKTRIQRDLCRQILFRRMRGRPNPRPGPRLSSSYMVCLSCASCIKSHCGHLTGRKDPHAATLFVIPTPELTPEKEIMVKLVFILSLPETTFLLPVKENQPDEAPEDNLEGMEKIANIFPTSESGITQGANEKKTWLTVAPQNQAVSQQPQAVDWLLYVKKNSNPQFQCVLPSSSSSTSLSSSSSSSSSSSSFSAVAPLPPPPPAKESAVSDRVFTKLLSYHRLPPGVSWLEFICSKNHQPLPGKPGPSQSPSPKARPVRNSTTVKRRKGPKTVFKIFQTKFQNERNLD; encoded by the coding sequence ATGGTGCCACTAGCATATTATGATCAACACTTCGTGCCATTAAAACACTCTTACCAACTGGCTGCAACCAGCTCATTAAGACGTCAATACACAGATGAAAAATTAAATCAACCCAATAACCAGTCTGTGGTCAGAGTACAATCCTGTAGTAATAACCTTGTAGTACCTCCACCGAGCTCTAGCCAGAAGATACAGAGATGCTCAGAATTGCCCTCTGTTAAGTCTCAGGACACAATTTCAGGGGACTGCCATAACAGGGTTCAAAAATCACCATTATCTCACTCCAAACATCAGGCCACACCTTCACTACACCTCCAGCGGAGAACTCCCTTGTGGCCTAATAAGAAAGCCCTGAGCTCGCCTTTGTCCCACCCTAAACCTCAGAACACATCTTCATTTGACCTCGTTAAGACATTGTCACCAGAACCCAGTCAAACAGACTGGAGTTCACAGTTATCCTTTCCTAAACCTCAGAATACATCTTCCCTAGATCTTTTCTGGACATCACCTTCACTGAAGTCTATTCGAAGAGTGTCAAGTTCATCACTATATGCTGTAAAACATCAAGAAACTCCTTCCCCAGACTACCTATGGACATCATCATCTTTGGAACCTAATCAAAGAGCCTTTAGCTCAGCATTACCCCAGTCCAAGCCTCAGAAAGCCTCTTCATTGGACAGCCTATGGTCATCTTTGTTAGAGCACAATCAAAGATGTTTGAGCTCACCATCACTCAGCTCTACATCTCAAATAAATGACTTGTTTCAGACATCACCTGAAGCCCATCATTTGGAGACTAGTCAAATGACTCTGAGCTCATCATTACCTGACGCCAGACTTCAGACATCACCTGTATTGAGGTCCAATTCCAGCGTTCTGAGATTACCATTGTCCAATTCAAAACCAAGAAAGTCACCTTTACCATACTCTGTCCACCAGTCAAAGAGTTTGCCATTGTTCCAGCCCAAAATACTTGATCATGACTTCAGGACCCCAAGCTCAGCAATGTGTCACTCCAGATTGAAGAACACCACTTCACCAAGTGACAAACACAAAGCCACAGATCTTTCCTCACCTCATCCCAAACCAAATGTCTCAGGTCAATCAATATTAAGCTCCAGGCACTCCATGAGGAACATAGCTGCTTTAACACTGGGCTCCAGACTCCAGCGTAAAAGCAGTGTTGGTCATTATGAAGAGACAAGACCCAGtaaagaaattccatggactttagaTTACACTCAACCCTGCATTGTTAAAGGTGGAACTGTCCCTGATGAGGTTGTAAATAAAATTGTCAATTCTCTCTCCAAGACCAGAATCCAGAGGGATctctgtaggcagattctctttCGAAGGATGAGGGGAAGACCAAATCCTCGTCCTGGTCCCCGCCTTTCATCGAGTTATATGGTTTGTTtatcctgtgcctcctgcataaAATCTCACTGTGGCCATCTTACAGGAAGGAAAGACCCCCATGCTGCCACACTATTTGTCATCCCAACACCTGAACTAACTCCTGAGAAAGAGATAATGGTGAAACTAGTTTTTATCCTTTCTCTACCAGAGACTACCTTTTTACTTCCTGTGAAAGAAAATCAGCCTGATGAAGCCCCTGAAGACAATCTTGAAGGAATGGAGAAGATAGCAAACATTTTCCCTACATCAGAATCTGGTATCACTCAGGGAGCTAATGAGAAGAAGACCTGGCTGACAGTAGCCCCCCAAAACCAAGCTGTAAGCCAACAGCCCCAGGCTGTAGACTGGCTGCTCTATGTGAAGAAAAACAGTAACCCTCAGTTCCAGTGCGTACtcccatcctcttcctcctccacgtCTTTGTCCTCCTCATCTtcttcatcttcctcctcctcttccttttccgcTGTAGCCCccttgccccctcctccccctgcaaAAGAGTCTGCCGTCTCAGACCGTGTGTTTACTAAGTTACTTAGTTACCACCGGTTGCCCCCAGGGGTCTCCTGGCTTGAGTTTATATGTAGTAAAAATCACCAGCCACTTCCTGGAAAACCAGGTCCAAGTCagtcaccatctcccaaagcaaGGCCTGTGAGGAatagcaccacagttaaaaggagaaaggggcccaAGACAGTGTTCAAAATTTTCCAGACAAAGTTTCAAAATGAGAGAAATCTTGATTAA